In Vicinamibacteria bacterium, the genomic window CACCTCGTCGTCGGTCGCTTCCGGGCGGTGGCTTGTCGGCCAATGGCTCCCTCCGAGGCCTGGAAAACCGGCTAGGGCGGGTACTTCTCCATGACCGACTCCACCACCCGGCGCGAGAGGGTGTGGTAGAGGAGGCGGGCGGCGGCGAAGATTTCACGGGCGAGCGCTCGGGTGCGGGCGTGCATGCCGAGCGCGGTGTAGAGGGGGCGGAGGTATTTCATCCGGCCCACGCGGGTGAGGACCTCGCGGATGCGGTCGAAGGCGGGGGGGTAGTCGGATCCCGCGGCGATGGTCAGCCACTCCACCAGGATCTCGTAGTTGCCGCGGGCCGAGAGGCCGAAGGCGGAGTCCAGCCATTGGCAGGAGGCTGAGTCCAGCTGTCGCGGCAGGTGCTGGAGGTAGACGAGGGTCTCGCTCGGGCTCCAGCGACGCATCCGATCCGGAGCCGGCCGCGCGCCCGCGGGCCAGCCCTCGGCGAGGGCGGTCAGCTCCTCGAGGGCGGGGGAGCGGAAGACGGGTGCGTTCTTTGGGAGGCCCGCCTGATAGAGCCAGGTGTCGACCTCGACGCGCCCCGCCACCCCCGGCAGTTGCTCCTCAAGGAAGGCGATGAACTCCTCGGAGGTGATGGAGGTGAAGCGGAAGCGATCGATGTAGGCGCGTAGGAAACGGTCGAAGCGCTCCCGGCCGGCCGTGCGCTCGATCAGGGTCAGGAGGCGCGAGCCCTTTTCGTAGGGGATGGAGGAGAACGCGTCGTCGGGGTCGATGCCCTTGAGGTCGGTGCGGAGGCGCGTGAGCGGAGACTCCGCCCCGAACCGCTCCACCGACTGCTCGAGAGCCTTCTGGCCAATGGCCCAGCCGAGAACGGCCTCCGCCTCGCCGTGGAGGGCCTCGAGGATTCGGCGTTCCGCCCAGACCGTGAAACCCTCGTTCAGCCAGAAGTGGTCCATGGTGGCGTTGGTGACGATGTTGCCGGTCCAGGAATGGGCGAGCTCGTGCGCGACCACGTCGACGAGCGAGCGGTCGCCGGCGAGCAGGGTGGGGGTTAGGAACGTCATCCGAGGATTCTCCATCCCGCCGTAGGGAAAGGAGGGGGGGAGCACGAGCATGTCGTAACGGTCCCATTCGTAGGGCCCGAACAGCTGCTCGGCCTTGGTGAGCATGGCCTCGATTCCCGCGAACTCCCAGGCCGCGGCCTCCACCGTCTCCGGCTCCGCCCACACCCGGGAGCGCGGGCTCAAATCACGGGGCTCCAGGTGGCCCACGGCCAGCGCGAGCAGGTAGGAGGGGATGGCCTGCGGCATCTCGAAACGGAAGGTACGGGCCCCCGGCCGGGGCGCGGGCCGGTGGGCTCCCGGGGCCGCGGACATGACTGCGGTCAGGGCCTCAGGCAAGGTGACCTCTGCCTCGTAGGTCACCCTCACATAGGGGCTGTCCTGGAGGGGCACCATGGTGCGGGCGTGGATCGGTTGGCACTGGCTGAACAGAAAGGGGTGGCGCTTGCCTTCGGTCTGCTCGGGCGTGAGCCACTGGAGGCCCAC contains:
- a CDS encoding M1 family metallopeptidase, with amino-acid sequence MTCPDPHSYFDSDQPRTRRLRLRLAVDFERRSLEGVVVLELAGSDAGQLDLDTKGLSIQSVEAGEGVRVPFALGDPDPILGRRLRLQLPPGTREVAIRYETSPEAVGLQWLTPEQTEGKRHPFLFSQCQPIHARTMVPLQDSPYVRVTYEAEVTLPEALTAVMSAAPGAHRPAPRPGARTFRFEMPQAIPSYLLALAVGHLEPRDLSPRSRVWAEPETVEAAAWEFAGIEAMLTKAEQLFGPYEWDRYDMLVLPPSFPYGGMENPRMTFLTPTLLAGDRSLVDVVAHELAHSWTGNIVTNATMDHFWLNEGFTVWAERRILEALHGEAEAVLGWAIGQKALEQSVERFGAESPLTRLRTDLKGIDPDDAFSSIPYEKGSRLLTLIERTAGRERFDRFLRAYIDRFRFTSITSEEFIAFLEEQLPGVAGRVEVDTWLYQAGLPKNAPVFRSPALEELTALAEGWPAGARPAPDRMRRWSPSETLVYLQHLPRQLDSASCQWLDSAFGLSARGNYEILVEWLTIAAGSDYPPAFDRIREVLTRVGRMKYLRPLYTALGMHARTRALAREIFAAARLLYHTLSRRVVESVMEKYPP